From a single Pseudomonas sp. A34-9 genomic region:
- a CDS encoding fimbrial protein, with protein sequence MIKHAFSLVALAAALTSANVMAADNAAGGVISFSGAITDTTCTINGGKSADFTVALSPISVVDAGTTVGPLTKNKKSFSLTFSGCTSAAGTAGTPLKMYFSSADNISTDGKFLLNNTVNESDAAVAKNVGFSLAKPGSSAPIQLNVPLDTGVSGAAAAPETLVLDAYYYKTNTAAAKVGAVSSNLTYTISYL encoded by the coding sequence ATGATTAAGCACGCGTTCTCCCTGGTAGCACTGGCCGCCGCACTGACCTCTGCAAACGTAATGGCTGCTGATAATGCTGCCGGTGGTGTTATTTCCTTCAGTGGCGCAATTACCGACACTACTTGCACCATCAATGGCGGTAAAAGTGCAGACTTCACCGTTGCCCTGTCGCCTATTTCTGTTGTTGACGCCGGCACCACTGTTGGCCCGTTGACCAAAAACAAAAAATCGTTCTCGTTGACCTTCTCGGGTTGCACCTCGGCCGCTGGAACAGCTGGTACTCCGTTGAAAATGTATTTCTCGTCCGCAGACAATATTTCCACCGACGGTAAGTTTTTGCTGAACAACACCGTCAACGAAAGTGATGCTGCTGTTGCAAAAAACGTCGGTTTCTCGTTGGCGAAGCCAGGCTCCAGCGCACCAATCCAATTGAACGTGCCGCTTGATACCGGCGTCAGCGGGGCTGCTGCAGCACCTGAAACACTCGTACTCGATGCGTACTACTACAAAACCAATACCGCTGCGGCCAAAGTTGGTGCTGTTAGCTCCAACCTGACTTACACCATTTCCTACTTGTAA